One genomic segment of Flavobacteriaceae bacterium includes these proteins:
- a CDS encoding 4Fe-4S dicluster domain-containing protein — protein MASNKKYWQSVEELKDSSVVETLKAKEFVEEIPTDEFLGDKDTLEKSATSRRDFLKYVGFTTAAASLAACEGPVRKAIPYVMQPNDLITGVADWYATTMADGFDFANILVKTREGRPILVMPNKDTGGTTNARVQASVLSLYDHQLRLKEPTKKGKAISWAAADTEITTILNELKNANDPVVLLTGTMASPSTDKIIAEFIAAYPNVKHVVYDAVSESGTLDAFEAIYGKRALPGYHFDKAQTIVSFGADFLGDWQGGFEKGYAASRNPDSDHMSYHIQFEANMSLTGANADKRVVTKPSDQVYGLINLYNNITGSSLPSKETPKDAAIKEAATALQKAGSRGVVVTGLNDKKAQLVAMAINKALGSEIMDVANPTYNRQGNDSEVAQLVTDMKWGKIGGLIAYNVDPVYSLASAKDFSEGLEKLKLSVIISEQNNATANAAGIQYVLPATHFLESWGDVMITEGHYGLTQPTIQKLFNANQLQGILLKWSGNTTKYYDYLKAFWQENILEGQSWNKALHDGFFIKTVASDVSENITDIAAAVTQMTTSKPEGFELSLYTSTALGDGKQANNPWLQEFPDPITRASWDNYLTMSIADAEKLGFTNPVKDNGSINGNYAKLTVNGVTVENIPVIIQPGQAIGSVGLALGYGRKTNLKKEMQVGVNAYKLYANGNNVQYGVTIEKTSGPVHEFACIQIQKTIAGRHDILKEVSLKDYNDHTIDPKHTWNKPAMVSYDHKEKAASKVDLWDKHPREMGHHFNLSIDLNSCTGCGACIVACHAENNVPVVGKEEVRVGRDMHWLRIDRYYSSEIETREEALDAGKRGGELFEVLERSAENPTVTFQPMMCQHCNHAPCETVCPVAATSHGRQGQNQMAYNRCVGTRYCANNCPYRVRRFNWFNYADNDEFDFNMNNEYGKMVLNPDVVVRSRGVMEKCSMCIQMTQATILKAKKEGRKVETGAFATACSSACTTEALTFGDVNNEEEEVTKLVKDKRAYHVLDYLQTKPNVVYQVKVRNTNER, from the coding sequence ATGGCTTCAAACAAAAAATACTGGCAAAGTGTTGAAGAACTAAAAGACAGTTCTGTTGTTGAAACGCTAAAAGCAAAAGAATTTGTAGAAGAAATACCTACGGATGAATTTTTGGGTGATAAAGACACATTGGAAAAATCAGCTACATCCCGTAGAGATTTTTTGAAATATGTAGGTTTTACCACTGCTGCTGCTTCCCTGGCTGCCTGTGAAGGCCCGGTAAGAAAGGCAATTCCTTATGTGATGCAACCCAATGACCTGATTACAGGAGTTGCCGATTGGTATGCTACGACAATGGCCGACGGTTTTGATTTCGCAAATATACTGGTAAAAACCAGGGAAGGCCGCCCTATATTGGTAATGCCAAATAAAGATACTGGCGGAACCACCAATGCAAGAGTACAAGCATCCGTACTTTCTCTATATGACCATCAATTGCGCTTAAAAGAACCGACAAAAAAGGGTAAAGCTATTAGCTGGGCAGCAGCAGATACGGAAATTACAACAATATTAAACGAATTAAAAAACGCGAACGATCCGGTGGTGCTTTTAACAGGAACCATGGCAAGCCCGTCTACGGATAAAATCATTGCCGAGTTTATTGCTGCATACCCAAATGTAAAACACGTAGTATACGATGCGGTTTCAGAAAGCGGTACCTTAGACGCTTTTGAAGCAATATATGGCAAAAGAGCATTACCGGGCTACCATTTTGACAAAGCACAGACCATTGTCTCTTTCGGAGCAGATTTCTTAGGAGATTGGCAGGGAGGTTTTGAAAAAGGATATGCGGCAAGCAGAAATCCTGATTCCGACCACATGTCTTACCACATACAGTTTGAAGCAAACATGTCTTTAACAGGTGCAAATGCAGACAAGCGGGTGGTAACAAAACCATCGGATCAGGTATATGGCTTAATTAATTTATACAATAACATTACCGGATCGAGCCTGCCATCAAAAGAAACACCGAAAGATGCAGCCATAAAAGAAGCGGCAACAGCATTACAAAAAGCAGGATCCAGAGGAGTTGTTGTAACAGGATTGAACGACAAAAAAGCACAATTAGTTGCCATGGCAATTAACAAAGCATTGGGCAGTGAGATTATGGATGTTGCAAACCCAACCTACAACAGGCAAGGGAACGATTCGGAAGTAGCTCAGTTAGTTACGGACATGAAATGGGGAAAAATAGGCGGATTAATCGCTTATAATGTTGATCCTGTATACTCTTTAGCCTCTGCAAAAGACTTTTCGGAAGGGTTGGAAAAATTAAAACTTTCTGTCATTATATCAGAGCAAAACAATGCTACTGCAAATGCAGCAGGAATCCAATATGTATTGCCGGCCACTCATTTCCTGGAATCCTGGGGCGATGTTATGATAACCGAAGGACACTACGGATTGACACAACCCACTATTCAAAAATTATTTAATGCCAACCAGTTGCAGGGCATACTGTTAAAATGGTCGGGAAATACAACCAAGTATTACGACTATCTGAAAGCATTTTGGCAGGAAAATATTTTAGAAGGGCAATCCTGGAATAAAGCACTGCATGACGGCTTCTTTATAAAAACAGTAGCTAGCGATGTTAGTGAAAATATAACAGATATCGCAGCGGCAGTTACACAAATGACGACCTCAAAACCCGAAGGGTTCGAATTAAGTTTATATACGTCTACCGCTTTAGGTGATGGGAAACAAGCAAACAATCCCTGGCTACAGGAATTTCCCGATCCGATTACCAGAGCGTCCTGGGACAATTACCTGACCATGTCCATAGCAGACGCTGAAAAACTTGGCTTTACAAACCCGGTAAAAGATAACGGATCTATCAATGGAAATTATGCAAAACTTACCGTAAACGGAGTAACTGTTGAAAATATCCCTGTTATCATTCAACCCGGACAAGCAATAGGTTCGGTTGGATTGGCATTAGGATATGGTAGAAAAACAAACTTAAAAAAAGAAATGCAGGTAGGCGTAAATGCCTACAAATTATATGCAAACGGAAACAATGTTCAATACGGAGTAACTATTGAAAAAACCTCCGGACCTGTTCATGAGTTTGCATGTATTCAAATACAAAAAACCATCGCCGGGCGTCATGATATTTTAAAAGAAGTTTCCTTAAAAGACTATAACGATCACACTATAGATCCGAAACACACCTGGAACAAACCGGCAATGGTGTCGTATGACCATAAAGAAAAAGCGGCTAGCAAAGTAGATCTTTGGGATAAACACCCGAGAGAAATGGGTCATCATTTCAATTTATCTATTGATCTAAACTCATGTACGGGATGTGGAGCCTGTATCGTTGCTTGCCATGCAGAGAACAATGTGCCGGTTGTAGGAAAAGAAGAAGTAAGAGTAGGTAGAGACATGCACTGGTTGCGTATTGACCGCTATTACTCTTCGGAAATAGAAACCAGAGAAGAAGCATTAGATGCAGGAAAAAGAGGTGGAGAACTGTTTGAAGTACTCGAAAGATCTGCAGAAAACCCTACGGTTACTTTCCAACCCATGATGTGCCAGCACTGTAATCATGCTCCGTGTGAAACCGTTTGCCCGGTTGCAGCAACATCACATGGTCGTCAAGGGCAGAACCAAATGGCATATAACAGATGTGTAGGAACGAGATATTGTGCAAACAACTGTCCTTATAGAGTTCGCCGCTTCAATTGGTTCAACTATGCTGACAATGATGAATTCGATTTCAATATGAATAACGAATACGGTAAAATGGTGTTGAATCCGGATGTAGTTGTTCGTTCGAGAGGAGTTATGGAAAAATGCTCTATGTGTATCCAAATGACACAGGCTACTATTTTAAAAGCAAAAAAAGAAGGCAGAAAAGTAGAAACAGGAGCGTTTGCAACAGCATGTTCATCTGCGTGTACTACAGAGGCATTGACTTTTGGAGATGTAAATAACGAAGAAGAAGAAGTTACTAAGTTGGTCAAAGATAAAAGAGCATATCACGTGTTAGATTATCTGCAAACCAAACCCAATGTAGTGTATCAGGTAAAAGTTAGAAATACAAACGAGCGTTAA
- a CDS encoding hydrogenase, with protein MSHYEAPIREPLVLGDKSYHDITEDIVKPIEGKANKNWYMAFYISLAAMLWGFGCIFYTIGTGIGVWGLSKNIGWAWDITNFVWWVGIGHAGTLISAVLLLFRQKWRTAINRSAEAMTIFAVFQAALFPIIHMGRVWNAYWVLPIPNQFGSLWVNFNSPLLWDVFAISTYLSVSLVFWWTGLLPDFAMIRDRAVKPFQKKIYTLLSFGWSGRAKDWQRFEEVSLVLAGLATPLVLSVHTIVSMDFATSINPGWHSTIFPPYFVAGAIFSGFAMVQTLLGIMRKVTNLENYITRIHIEYMNIVIILTGGIVAIAYASEFFIAWYTGSPYEDYTYMSLGAATGPYAWAFWSLIIFNIAIPQLLWIKKIRRSFIWSFIISIAINIGMWFERFDIIAIVLSKGHLPSTWWRFEPTFVDVGIFIGTIGFFFVLFLLYARTFPVIAQAEVKTILKSSGEKFKKLRDNKHE; from the coding sequence ATGTCTCATTACGAAGCACCCATAAGAGAACCCTTAGTATTAGGTGATAAGAGTTACCACGACATTACCGAAGACATTGTAAAACCCATAGAAGGGAAAGCAAACAAAAACTGGTATATGGCATTTTATATTTCCTTAGCAGCAATGTTATGGGGGTTCGGATGTATCTTTTATACTATAGGAACAGGTATCGGAGTCTGGGGATTAAGTAAGAATATCGGTTGGGCATGGGATATCACTAACTTTGTATGGTGGGTAGGTATCGGGCACGCCGGAACGTTAATTTCTGCCGTATTGTTATTATTCCGTCAAAAATGGAGAACGGCTATCAACCGCTCCGCAGAAGCCATGACTATCTTTGCCGTTTTTCAGGCGGCATTGTTTCCTATTATCCATATGGGGCGTGTGTGGAATGCCTATTGGGTATTGCCCATTCCTAACCAATTCGGGTCTCTATGGGTAAACTTTAATTCGCCATTACTGTGGGATGTGTTCGCCATTTCAACTTATTTATCCGTATCATTGGTTTTCTGGTGGACGGGCTTACTACCCGATTTTGCCATGATCAGAGACAGAGCCGTAAAACCGTTCCAAAAGAAGATATACACCTTACTTTCATTCGGGTGGTCAGGCAGAGCAAAAGATTGGCAACGTTTTGAAGAAGTATCATTAGTATTAGCAGGTTTGGCAACACCACTAGTACTTTCAGTGCATACCATTGTATCGATGGACTTTGCCACATCTATCAATCCCGGATGGCATTCAACTATTTTTCCGCCTTATTTTGTAGCCGGAGCCATTTTCTCAGGATTTGCTATGGTACAAACGCTGTTAGGAATCATGCGTAAGGTAACGAATTTGGAGAACTATATCACACGTATTCATATTGAATACATGAATATTGTGATCATTTTAACGGGAGGTATTGTTGCCATAGCATATGCATCGGAATTTTTTATTGCCTGGTATACGGGGTCTCCTTATGAAGATTATACCTATATGTCTTTAGGTGCCGCAACAGGACCTTATGCCTGGGCATTTTGGTCATTGATTATTTTCAATATTGCCATTCCACAATTGTTGTGGATTAAAAAAATAAGAAGAAGTTTTATTTGGTCATTCATCATTTCCATTGCCATCAATATAGGAATGTGGTTCGAACGTTTTGATATCATTGCTATTGTGTTGAGTAAAGGGCATTTACCCTCTACTTGGTGGCGTTTTGAGCCCACTTTTGTAGATGTAGGAATATTTATAGGAACAATCGGTTTTTTCTTTGTATTGTTCTTGCTGTATGCCAGAACATTCCCAGTCATTGCACAGGCAGAAGTGAAAACGATTTTAAAATCATCAGGAGAGAAATTTAAAAAATTAAGAGACAATAAACATGAGTAG
- a CDS encoding DUF3341 domain-containing protein, whose product MSSKTIHALYNDDEVVLDAVKKVKAANYHIEEVFCPFPVHGLDKALGLAPTRMAITSFMYGITGLSIAIWMTNYVMIQDWPQDIGGKPSFSWFENMPAFVPILFELTVFFAAHLMVITFYMRSRIWPFKKAENPDPRTTDDHFLMQIPIHDNEEELIALLKETLAVEINIVETH is encoded by the coding sequence ATGAGTAGTAAAACAATTCACGCGTTGTACAACGATGATGAAGTTGTACTGGATGCTGTTAAAAAAGTAAAAGCAGCCAATTATCATATCGAAGAAGTGTTCTGTCCTTTTCCGGTACATGGTTTGGACAAAGCCCTAGGGCTAGCACCTACCAGAATGGCTATAACGTCTTTTATGTACGGAATTACAGGGTTGTCCATAGCCATCTGGATGACTAATTATGTAATGATTCAGGATTGGCCTCAGGATATCGGAGGAAAACCCAGTTTTAGCTGGTTTGAAAATATGCCGGCATTTGTGCCGATACTATTTGAATTAACAGTGTTTTTTGCAGCGCACTTAATGGTCATCACATTTTATATGAGAAGTAGAATATGGCCTTTTAAAAAAGCCGAAAACCCTGATCCGAGGACTACTGACGATCATTTTTTAATGCAAATACCCATTCATGATAATGAAGAAGAACTGATAGCCCTCCTAAAAGAGACATTGGCTGTAGAAATAAACATAGTAGAGACCCATTAA
- a CDS encoding c-type cytochrome — protein MPDMYVSVPYNTNGASGIDGSPVNMKPVAGTISRGNTPYEYADTNADYERAKQTLKSPLEKNEKNLENGKKMYAIYCTSCHGKKGDGNGVLSQRGKFEGIPNYKDRDLTEGNIYHVIIYGKNLMGSHASQLTDKERWQVVQYVEQLRNDLLKQ, from the coding sequence ATGCCGGACATGTATGTGTCTGTGCCTTATAATACCAATGGTGCTTCGGGAATTGACGGAAGCCCTGTAAATATGAAGCCTGTTGCAGGAACCATTTCGAGAGGGAATACTCCATACGAGTATGCAGATACCAATGCAGACTACGAAAGGGCAAAACAAACACTGAAATCTCCTTTGGAAAAAAATGAAAAAAACCTGGAAAACGGAAAAAAAATGTATGCTATTTACTGTACATCCTGCCATGGGAAAAAAGGAGATGGAAACGGTGTCCTGTCACAAAGGGGTAAATTTGAAGGGATTCCAAATTATAAAGACAGAGATCTGACAGAAGGAAATATCTACCATGTGATCATATATGGGAAAAACTTAATGGGATCGCACGCATCACAGTTGACCGATAAAGAACGTTGGCAGGTAGTTCAGTATGTAGAACAATTGCGCAACGATTTATTAAAACAATAA
- a CDS encoding quinol:cytochrome C oxidoreductase — translation MYQFSGKIKISSIALIIIGALGVSYSFYDGFSKTHQDAEHVISAQQNDGHGGHGKTADAHKEDHDKKNHEVATPHHDNDEHEAHVAHVLHQLHNRPWAAFYVALIFFLGITLLVLAFYASQRVAQSGWSVVLFRVMEAITANIVPTSLIMVIMLIAAVMHWNHLFVWMGEGVFDKGSPNFDPIVYGKKLWLNTPGWVIRGIFYLAGWNLYRWFIRRNSIKEDTATDIKTYKRNYNVSVVFLVFFMITESMMTWDWIMGLDPHWFSTLFGWYVLATLLVSALTVIAFVTIYLRSKGYLPKVNDSHIHDLAKFMFGFSVFWTYLWFAQFMLIWYANIPEEGTYFALRFAEYKLPFLAMLVMNFVFPILLLINSDYKSKPWFVFIGGIVILIGHYTDVFIMIMPATVGGQWYIGVPEISSIVFFSGIFLFATFNAFAKVNPVAKGNPFLKESEQFHYYNIEHEGEENHH, via the coding sequence ATGTATCAATTCTCAGGTAAAATAAAAATATCCTCCATTGCTTTAATTATTATAGGAGCATTAGGCGTTTCTTATAGTTTTTACGATGGGTTTTCTAAAACACATCAGGATGCAGAGCATGTTATCAGTGCCCAACAAAATGATGGGCATGGCGGCCACGGAAAAACGGCTGATGCCCATAAAGAAGATCACGATAAAAAAAACCATGAGGTAGCAACACCCCATCATGATAATGACGAGCATGAAGCACATGTAGCTCATGTATTGCATCAATTACACAACAGGCCTTGGGCAGCATTTTATGTGGCCCTGATCTTTTTTCTGGGAATTACTTTATTGGTATTAGCATTTTACGCATCGCAAAGAGTTGCACAGTCGGGTTGGTCAGTTGTTCTATTCAGGGTAATGGAAGCCATTACGGCAAATATAGTTCCCACATCTTTGATTATGGTGATTATGCTTATTGCTGCAGTAATGCACTGGAATCACCTGTTTGTATGGATGGGTGAAGGCGTTTTTGACAAAGGCAGCCCTAATTTTGACCCGATAGTATACGGAAAAAAGCTGTGGTTGAACACTCCCGGATGGGTCATTCGCGGAATTTTTTACCTGGCAGGATGGAATCTGTACCGGTGGTTTATCAGAAGAAATTCAATCAAAGAAGACACCGCTACCGATATCAAAACATATAAGAGAAATTATAATGTTTCCGTAGTATTTCTGGTGTTTTTTATGATCACCGAATCGATGATGACCTGGGATTGGATTATGGGACTGGACCCTCACTGGTTTTCCACATTGTTTGGGTGGTATGTATTAGCTACTCTGTTGGTAAGCGCACTAACCGTTATTGCGTTTGTTACCATTTACCTGAGATCTAAAGGGTATTTACCAAAAGTAAACGACAGTCATATTCACGATTTGGCAAAATTCATGTTTGGATTTAGTGTATTCTGGACCTATTTGTGGTTTGCACAATTTATGCTCATCTGGTATGCAAATATTCCTGAAGAGGGCACTTATTTTGCACTGCGTTTTGCCGAGTATAAACTGCCATTTTTAGCCATGTTGGTCATGAATTTTGTATTTCCGATTTTGCTGTTGATCAATAGCGATTATAAAAGCAAACCCTGGTTTGTTTTCATAGGAGGAATTGTCATATTAATCGGGCACTATACGGATGTGTTTATCATGATCATGCCTGCAACGGTAGGAGGACAGTGGTATATTGGAGTTCCCGAAATCAGTTCGATAGTATTCTTTTCAGGAATTTTCTTGTTTGCTACATTCAATGCATTTGCAAAGGTAAACCCTGTTGCAAAAGGAAATCCTTTCCTAAAAGAAAGCGAACAGTTTCACTATTACAATATTGAACACGAAGGAGAAGAAAATCATCATTAA
- a CDS encoding cytochrome c oxidase subunit II produces the protein MLALFYIFIGVAIGVSFWQITRIMNLREVIATDRDNDTQGKFFIVFGAFFYAMMIYCLIGMNVMMLPESASIEGENDDLLFDVSFWLIGIVQFIVQFLIFYFPYKYRGKEGKKAKFYVDNHKLELIWTVIPGIIIVVLIGFGIYQWTDVMYIDDDENPLVIEVYAQQFRWDARYAGADNTLGFGNINYIKGINTMGVNMSDKNSWDDKQVTELHLPKGRKILFKFRSQDVLHSAYMPHFKAQMNCVPGMVTQFGFTPKFTTEEMRQNKEVIAKVNNINKIRSAKGEELYEFDYLLLCNKICGASHYNMQMKIIVEEEEGFNKWLAEQPTLAEVIK, from the coding sequence ATGCTAGCTCTATTTTATATTTTTATAGGTGTTGCAATCGGGGTGAGTTTTTGGCAGATCACCAGAATTATGAATTTAAGAGAGGTGATTGCAACCGATAGAGATAATGATACTCAGGGAAAATTTTTTATCGTTTTTGGAGCATTTTTCTATGCAATGATGATATACTGCCTGATTGGTATGAACGTAATGATGCTTCCGGAATCTGCTTCCATAGAAGGAGAAAATGACGATTTATTATTCGATGTTTCATTTTGGCTGATAGGAATTGTGCAGTTTATTGTACAATTTTTAATTTTCTATTTCCCTTATAAATACAGAGGTAAAGAGGGTAAAAAAGCAAAATTTTATGTAGACAATCATAAACTGGAACTGATATGGACGGTCATTCCGGGGATCATAATCGTTGTCCTTATTGGCTTTGGAATTTATCAGTGGACAGATGTGATGTATATAGATGACGACGAAAACCCACTTGTTATTGAAGTATACGCCCAGCAGTTTAGATGGGATGCCCGTTATGCGGGAGCAGATAACACCTTGGGTTTTGGCAATATAAACTACATCAAAGGGATAAATACTATGGGAGTAAACATGTCTGATAAAAATTCCTGGGATGATAAACAGGTAACAGAATTACATTTGCCAAAAGGAAGAAAAATACTATTTAAATTCCGCTCCCAGGATGTCTTACACTCGGCCTACATGCCTCACTTTAAAGCTCAGATGAATTGCGTTCCGGGCATGGTTACTCAATTTGGTTTTACACCGAAATTTACCACCGAAGAAATGAGACAAAATAAAGAGGTGATAGCAAAAGTAAATAATATCAATAAAATACGTTCGGCCAAAGGAGAGGAGTTATATGAATTTGACTATCTGTTATTATGTAATAAAATTTGTGGTGCGTCTCATTATAATATGCAAATGAAAATCATAGTAGAAGAAGAAGAAGGTTTTAATAAGTGGCTGGCGGAACAACCCACTTTAGCAGAAGTAATTAAATAA
- a CDS encoding cytochrome c oxidase subunit I gives MSEHHHKETFVTKYIFSQDHKMISKQFLITGMFMGVIGVFMSMLFRLQLAWPEKSFTIIEAFLGPHQTDGIMSPDMYLALVTIHGTIMVFFVLTAGLSGTFSNLLIPLQIGARDMASGFLNLISYWLFFISSVVMVISLFVEAGPASAGWTIYPPLSALPQAIPGSGAGMTLWLVSMAIFIASSLIGSLNYIVTVFNLRTKGMKMTRLPLTIWAFLITAVIGVVSFPVLLSAALLLIFDRSFGTSFFLSDIFISGEVLHYQGGSPVLFEHLFWFLGHPEVYIVLLPALGITSEIIATNSRKPIFGYRAMVGSILAIAFLSTIVWGHHMFVSGMNPFLGSVFTFTTVLIAIPSAVKAFNYITTLWKGNLQLNPAMLFSIGLVSTFVSGGLTGLILGDSALDINIHDTYFVVAHFHLVMGVSAIFGMYAGIYHWFPKMYGRMMNKAMGYWHFWITIICAYGVFFPMHFIGLAGLPRRYYTNTAFPLFDDTANVNVVITLFALIGGAAQLIFLANFFISIYRGQKATKNPWRSNTLEWTAPVAHIHGNWPGKIPEVHRWAYDYSKKTDPEDDNSDYLHGEDFISQIVPLKEGEEPS, from the coding sequence ATGTCAGAGCATCATCATAAAGAAACATTCGTAACAAAATACATATTTAGTCAGGATCATAAAATGATTTCCAAACAGTTTTTAATAACGGGTATGTTTATGGGAGTCATCGGAGTATTTATGTCTATGCTATTTCGTTTACAGTTGGCGTGGCCGGAGAAATCATTTACCATTATAGAGGCATTTTTAGGGCCTCATCAAACAGATGGAATCATGAGCCCGGATATGTACTTGGCATTGGTTACCATACACGGTACCATCATGGTCTTTTTTGTGCTAACAGCAGGGTTAAGCGGAACTTTCTCTAATTTATTAATTCCTTTGCAAATCGGAGCAAGAGATATGGCTTCCGGTTTCTTAAACCTGATTTCTTACTGGCTATTCTTTATTTCAAGCGTAGTCATGGTCATTTCATTATTTGTAGAGGCAGGCCCGGCATCGGCAGGGTGGACTATCTACCCTCCGCTAAGTGCTTTACCACAAGCAATCCCAGGGTCCGGAGCCGGTATGACCCTGTGGTTGGTATCTATGGCTATTTTTATTGCTTCCTCGTTAATCGGATCTTTAAACTATATCGTAACCGTATTTAATTTGAGAACCAAAGGAATGAAAATGACAAGATTGCCGCTAACTATATGGGCATTCCTTATTACTGCAGTGATTGGTGTAGTTTCCTTTCCGGTGTTATTATCAGCGGCATTGCTATTGATTTTTGACAGAAGTTTTGGCACCTCGTTTTTCCTGTCAGATATATTTATTAGCGGCGAAGTGCTACATTATCAGGGAGGATCGCCTGTGTTATTTGAACATTTATTTTGGTTCCTGGGACACCCGGAAGTATATATTGTACTATTACCGGCATTAGGAATTACCTCCGAAATTATTGCGACCAACTCCAGAAAACCCATTTTCGGATATAGAGCTATGGTTGGCTCCATTCTGGCAATTGCATTTTTATCAACAATCGTTTGGGGACATCATATGTTTGTTTCGGGAATGAATCCGTTTCTAGGCTCCGTATTTACGTTTACAACCGTATTGATTGCCATTCCTTCGGCAGTAAAAGCATTTAATTATATCACCACACTTTGGAAAGGAAACCTGCAGTTAAACCCTGCTATGTTGTTTTCAATCGGACTGGTATCAACATTTGTTTCCGGAGGGCTGACGGGACTGATTCTGGGAGATTCCGCTTTGGATATTAACATTCATGATACGTATTTCGTCGTAGCACATTTTCATCTGGTAATGGGAGTGTCCGCTATTTTCGGAATGTATGCCGGTATATATCATTGGTTCCCTAAAATGTACGGTAGAATGATGAATAAAGCCATGGGGTATTGGCATTTCTGGATTACTATTATATGCGCTTACGGAGTATTTTTCCCGATGCATTTTATCGGCTTGGCAGGATTGCCACGAAGATATTATACAAACACCGCATTTCCGTTATTTGACGATACTGCAAATGTAAATGTAGTCATTACCCTATTCGCTTTGATCGGAGGAGCAGCCCAGTTAATATTCTTAGCCAATTTCTTTATTTCAATATACAGAGGACAGAAAGCTACAAAAAACCCATGGAGATCCAATACGTTGGAATGGACGGCTCCGGTAGCACATATACATGGTAACTGGCCGGGAAAAATTCCGGAAGTACATCGCTGGGCCTATGACTACAGTAAAAAAACAGACCCCGAAGATGACAATAGTGATTATTTGCACGGAGAAGATTTTATTTCTCAGATTGTTCCGCTAAAAGAAGGTGAAGAACCATCTTAA
- the ruvB gene encoding Holliday junction branch migration DNA helicase RuvB — protein MNKHLKPDNEQYSSEELDIEKKLRPFSFDDFTGQEQAIENLKIFVAAANQREEALDHTLFHGPPGLGKTTLAHILANELHVGIKITSGPVLDKPGDLAGLLTNLDERDVLFIDEIHRLSPIVEEYLYSAMEDYKIDIMIESGPNARTVQINLEPFTLVGATTRSGLLTAPMRARFGISSRLNYYTKELLTTIIQRSAAILKVPLSMEAAIEIAGRSRGTPRIANALLRRVRDFAQIKGDGNITIKIAKYALQALQVDAYGLDEMDNKILNTIIDKFKGGPVGISTLATAVGENGETIEEVYEPFLIQEGFIMRTPRGREVTELAYKHLNKTKGRNQGELF, from the coding sequence ATGAACAAACATCTGAAGCCGGATAATGAACAATACTCAAGTGAGGAGTTAGATATTGAAAAAAAATTACGCCCGTTTTCATTTGATGACTTTACAGGGCAGGAACAGGCCATAGAAAATTTAAAGATTTTTGTAGCTGCTGCCAATCAAAGAGAAGAAGCTCTGGATCATACATTATTTCACGGGCCTCCGGGATTAGGAAAAACCACCTTAGCACATATTTTGGCCAACGAGTTACATGTTGGAATCAAAATAACTTCGGGCCCTGTACTGGATAAACCGGGAGACTTAGCGGGCTTACTAACAAATCTTGACGAAAGGGACGTCTTGTTTATTGATGAAATTCATCGATTAAGCCCCATTGTAGAAGAATATTTATATTCTGCAATGGAAGACTATAAGATTGACATCATGATTGAGTCCGGCCCAAATGCGAGAACCGTTCAAATTAATTTGGAACCTTTTACACTGGTTGGTGCTACCACACGTTCAGGATTGTTAACAGCACCAATGAGAGCGCGTTTTGGAATCAGCAGCCGATTGAATTACTATACAAAAGAACTATTAACAACCATTATTCAAAGAAGTGCTGCCATTTTAAAAGTACCTCTTTCTATGGAAGCAGCTATTGAAATTGCAGGAAGAAGCAGAGGAACTCCAAGAATTGCAAATGCTTTATTGAGAAGAGTGCGAGATTTTGCCCAGATAAAAGGAGACGGTAATATTACGATTAAAATAGCCAAATATGCATTGCAGGCACTGCAAGTAGATGCATATGGGCTTGACGAAATGGATAATAAGATTTTAAATACCATTATAGATAAGTTTAAAGGAGGGCCGGTAGGCATAAGTACACTGGCTACTGCCGTTGGAGAAAACGGAGAGACCATCGAAGAGGTATATGAGCCCTTTTTAATACAGGAAGGGTTTATTATGAGAACTCCAAGAGGGAGAGAAGTTACGGAATTGGCCTATAAGCACCTGAATAAAACCAAAGGGAGAAATCAAGGTGAATTGTTTTAA